The Sus scrofa isolate TJ Tabasco breed Duroc unplaced genomic scaffold, Sscrofa11.1 Contig874, whole genome shotgun sequence genome has a window encoding:
- the LOC110259120 gene encoding olfactory receptor 5AN1-like codes for MTGGDNTTNITDFVLLGFSDFPHIRAALFVVFLVIYILTLTWNLCLIVLIRMDSHLHTPMYFFLSNLSFIDICYVSSTAPKMLYDFFQAKPTITVVGCAIQYFVCSTMGLSECGLMTVMAYDRYAAICNPLLYSSIMSPSLCGRMVLGSYMAGLSASLSQVCAMLQLHFCGPNVIHHFFCDMPQLLVLSCSDTFFLQLLTIVLTMIFGIINALVIMMSYVYIVISIMKITSAKGWSKAFNTCASHLTAVTLFYTSGIFVYLSSSSGGSSGLDRFAAVFYTVVIPMLNPLIYSLRNKDIKDALKRLKKRKECC; via the coding sequence ATGACCGGGGGAGACAATACTACGAATATCACCGATTTTGTCCTCTTGGGATTCTCAGATTTTCCCCATATCAGAGCAGCCCTCTTTGTGGTGTTCCTggtgatatatattttgactctGACTTGGAATCTGTGTCTCATTGTCCTGATAAGGAtggattcccacctccacacacccatgtacttcttcctcagtaatCTGTCCTTTATAGACATCTGCTATGTGAGCTCTACAGCCCCCAAGATGCTCTACGACTTCTTCCAGGCAAAGCCAACTATCACCGTTGTGGGTTGTGCCATTCAATACTTTGTGTGTTCAACCATGGGACTGAGCGAGTGTGGTCTCATGACagtcatggcttatgaccgctatgctgccatttgtaacccactcctctattcatccatcatgtcaccctctctctgtggtcggatggtgctggggtcctatatggctggactttctgcttctctgtcccaagtgtgtgccatgcttcagctccacttctgtgggcctaatgtcatccaccacttcttctgtgacatgcCTCAGCTATTGGTTCTTTCCTGCTCTGACACGTTCTTCTTACAACTCTTGACTATTGTATTAACTATGATCTTTGGGATAATAAATGCCCTGGTTATCATGATGTCCTATGTCTACATTGTCATCTCCATCATGAAGATCACTTCCGCAAAAGGCTGGTCCAAGGCTTTCaacacctgtgcttctcacttgACAGCAGTTACCCTCTTCTACACCTCAGGTATCTTTGTCTATTTAAGTTCCAGCTCTGGTGGGTCCTCTGGCCTTGACAGATTTGCCGCAGTGTTCTACACTGTGGTGATTCCCATGTTGAACCCTTTGatatacagtctgaggaacaaagacatcaaagatgcctTGAAGCgactgaaaaagaggaaagagtgttGCTGA